In Leopardus geoffroyi isolate Oge1 chromosome D1, O.geoffroyi_Oge1_pat1.0, whole genome shotgun sequence, the genomic stretch TCTGTCTACATGTATATCAATATATTTAAGTGCATTCAGTATATATGcttgtatatatgaatatatatctaTGACTGCCTATAGGCATTATTCACAAATGACTGAAGCAGCCATTACCTTCTGTGTGCACGGAGAAGTGAAGTAACAAACAAAGTTGGGGGTCTTAAAACGGCACTAAGATATTTTATCCCagtctggagaccagaagtccaaaatcagtttccACGGGCCTGAACAGGTGTCAGTGGGCTGTGCCAGAGAAAAGAactcattttcttgccttttccagcttctagaagtgCATTCCTTAGCTCGtggccccttcctctgtcttccaggCAACAGCACAGCATCTTCaaatttctctctgcttctgttatCAAATTACCATCTCTTGTGAGGTAAAATCTCCCTCTATTGTCTCTCACATAATGACACTTATGATTATAATGAGGACCcatctagataatccaggatgacctccctgtctcaagatctttaatttaatCACCTCTGCGAGATCCCTTTGCCTTGTGTACCTTATTTGTTACTTACGTTCACAGATTTTAGGGATTAGGACCTGAATATTTTGGGGGACCATTATTCAGCGTACCTCAAGATACGTGGAGAAAAATAGTAATATAGAGATCATATAACtccagagagagcaagagaaggatcAGCGATTCTGAGGCGAAGAGGGCACCTGCCTTGGTTCCTCAAGGTTTTTTAATTCCTGATTCTCATCCCTTACCAGGTCTTCCTGTTCCTTATCTTGTGGGATTCTATATATcttgattattattatcataaacACAATTTTACTAAAGCAAGCATGAttagttgcttttgttttctccgAACCAGAGGAATTCTAGGATGCTTATTTTTTCTGGATATGGTTGCCACATCGGTCAGCTGCCACAGTTGATTAGTCTAGACTCCCTGGTCCATTTATGGTCTCAAGATAACTGGTTTTCCTTCCAAGCCAGTTGCCTCTCacagtctattcttttttttttaaattttttttaatgtttatttttgagaatgacaCAGACAGatcataagcaggggaggggcagagagagggagacacagaatccgaagcaggctccaggctctgagccgtcagcacagaacccaacatggggctcaaacccacaaccccctgagatcatgacctgagccgaagtcggacgctcaaccgactgagccgtgcaggcgcccctctcatggTCTATTCTAACTGTATCTTGGTCTGCCCTTATCTGCAGGTCTGCCAGACAGTTAGGGCAGGCAAGCAATGCCCTGGTTTCAGAAAAAAGTGGATAACTTCCAGGTTAACTCTTTTCCCTCTAAAGTTTCTTCCTGGTACAGTGAGGTGTAAAGTAGACTGAAATCTGCATTCTTTAAATTTGTGCCACCCTCCAGGGTATGGCTTGGGGCAAGAGGCTTCACCTGTGTGGACCTCGGTTTTGGAGATAATAGTATCAGCTTCTCAAGGTTAAGAGGATGAGGTGAGATACACAGATGTACATATTTAAGTATGCTGTACAAACCtggggtattcttttttttttttttaaatttttttaacgtttatttatttttgagacagagagagacagagcatgaatgggggagggtcagagagagggagacacagaatccgaaacaggctccaggctccgagcggtcagcacagagcccgacgcggggctcgaactcacggaccgcgagaccatgacctgagtcgaagtcagccgcccaaccgactgagccacccaggcgcccctggggtatTCTTCTTCCTTGTTTCTGTTAGTATCTACAGTCTTTAGCTGTCAGGGATGAAGCCAGGCATCTCAAACATCTGAAAAAAACCAGTTAGAAGTGCTCACTATTAGTTACCCATGGCTGTATTTCTTAGACTATCTTGATTGGGCCTccaataacaaagagaaaaaggaaaatcaccaAATGTATTTCCCACATTACTGTTGAAAAAGCTAAGGTTCAGATATGCTAAGTGccacatgataaaaaaaaaaaaaaagcaatagactCAGGCTTAAAATTCAGGGTTTTCTGACTTCAGTTAAGTATTTTTCATTGATTCATGATATTCTGTGTGTGAGATGGTCTAATAATAGAATTCAAAGTGTGTTATTTTCTCTATGCTTGAATTGCCTCCCTTGGATCTTGACAACAATACTTTGTATCTGATGTGACATGAAGCCTTTTTATATCTTCCCACCTATCTTTGATTTTGTGGTTTCAAGCATGCATATCTCCATATAGAGTCCAAGGGTTGAAAATAGCCATTCTTAGCAAACGAACTTACAAGTTCGCCTAGGCAAGAGAGTTCAAGTTCTCCTGTGTAATAAGGACAtgattttgctgattgcttctCTCAAAACTTTTTTTACCTTTGCATTCCTTAGACTATAAATGAAGGGGTTCAGAAGAGGCGTCACCATAGTGGTGAGAACAGCAGTCACTTTGTCAAAATCCAGCGAACGGCTCTGGCTGGGCCTCACATACATGAAGATGTTGCTCCCATAGGCAATGGAGACGACCGTGATGTGAGAAGCACAGGTGGAAAATGCCTTCTGACGTCCTTGGGCTGAGGGGATGCGCAAAATGGTAGAAATGATATAGGTGTAAGACACAATGGTGAGTACCAGCGAGGTCAGGAGGACGAGGGAAGATAAGAGGAAGTTTATCATCTCAATGAAATGAGTGTCTATGCAGGCCACCTGTAGCAGAGGGGCAATGTCACAGAAAAAATGACTGATTTCTTTATAACAGTAGGGCAGTCTGGACACTACAATAGTTGGGCACAGCACTGAGAAGAAGGCTCCTACCCAGCATCCCAGAACCAGTAGGAGACAGACGTTGCTGTTCATGATGATGGTATAGCGCAGGGGGTTACAGATGGCCACGTAGCGGTCAAAGGACATCACCGCTAGGAGGATAAACTCCACTGtccccaagaaaaagaaaaagtatgtttGGGTTATGCAGCCAGCAAAAGATATGATCTTCCTGTCCTCTAGAAGACAAGCTAATAGCTTTGGGGTAACTGAGGTAGtgtataaaatgtccagaaatgACAAATTACTGAGGAAGAAGTACATTGGGGTTTGGAGGCGATTATCAGCCCATATTAGGGAAATGATGACAATATTTCCTGTGAGAGTTAACATGTAAATAAACAAGAGGACCACAAAGAGGGAGATCTGAAGCTTCCGGATAACAGGGAAGGCAGTCAGGGTGAATTCAGTCACTGTGGTCTGATTTTGCATATCCATGGCATGCAATACTTAGTGGGCAGcgcttctctgaaaaaaaaaattatggaaatgaaaatgagcTTAAATGAGTTTTCAACTCTCAGTATCAGTGATAAATGTAAAGTAGTAAAAGCTTTGAATGAAGTGTCAGACTGATTTCATCCTGCGACTCACTCTAATATAGAACCTTGGATAAGTTACATGACATCTTCTAACCTTGGTATTCTCATATTTGACATTTTTGGTTGAATGACATTTTCTCCATGGTCTCATTAAGCTCTAGCCTTTATGATGGTCATCTCTTGGACCCCgtgctccttcccttctctctttcatttttcctgatCTACTGTTTCCCTGGCTAAGTTCTGTGCTTGAGAAGAGAGAATCCTTAACTGAGAATCCCGTCAgtccatttgcaaaatgggaaaaGGGAATGTTAAGGAAAGTTGAGTTACTTTTCTCCAAGTCATTTCAACCCTTCAGGTATCATCTACATAAAGGAGCAGAAACTACGAAACTGACCAAGAGCATCATATGAAAGAGAACCTGTCTTGGTCTCTCCTCACATTTGTGATTGAGTCTTAAGGTGATCTCTGGTTGTCCCTGAGTTGTTCTGATGTGATAATAATTGATCTCCATAAGGCCacatagtttttctttgtttttatttcttatactgATATAAAGGTTTTGATGTCTACACTGTTAAAGAACAAGTAGGTGCATATATATGGCTCATCATTTGAATAACCTatttcagacatttaaaaaacctcTACTGGGAAAATGatcagtgtgtttcttttttgttccctGCAATGCCATGTGTATGGCAGGATCCAAAAGAATACCAAAGCTTTTCCCTTCCATTCCTTGACTGGGAATTCTTACAGGTTGTCTTAAATCGGTCTCTTATACCTCACATTGTTTTCAGCAATTTGGACAATGAGCTTGTTAATAGTAGTGAAAGAAAGTGAATGCAGATGGTGTTGTTGGAAATGCTCATCTTGGAATACCGCTCAGGGGTGCTGAACATGTACTACATGTCTGTATAGTTCAGTGAAGctgaatttattttgtaactaaTCCTTTAGttttatgttaaaatgaaattgGTTCAAATGACCAATAATGAACCTGAACTAGGTTGTCTCTAGGTGTGGAACCCACTGAGTTCGTCTTGAAAGAAGgtcactttctctttctgaaatgtcATTCCTaggagtatttttccttttttcttttgaacttgttttattttatatttttttaaatgtacatccaaattagttagcatctagtgcaacagtgatttcaggagtagattccttagtgccccttccccatttagcccaccccccctcccacaacccctcctgtaaccctcagtttgttctccatatttatgagtctcttctgttttgtccccctccctgtttttatattatttttgtttctcttcccttatgttcatctgttttttctcttaaagtcctcatatgagtgaagtcatatgattttgggctttctctaatttcgcttagcataataccctccagttccatccgggtagttgcaaatggcaagatttcattctttttcattgccgagtaatactccactgtatatatataccacatattctttatccattcctccatcaatggacatttgggctctttccatactttggctattgttgatagtgctgctataaacatgggggtgcatgtgtccctttgcaacagcacacctgtatcccgtggataaatgcctagtagtgcaattgctgggtcgtaaggtagttctatttttagttttttgaggaaccttcacactgttttccagaatggctgcactgGCTTGCATTCCCGTAAGAGTATTTTTCCTTGAAGACTTTTGTTTTTGATGGATTTCCATTTGAAAAGTTTGCTGTGACTTTTCTGGTCCTTGTAGTTGCTCATTATTTGTATtcaccattcatttatttcaagacCAAACTGCTTTTAAGTAATCACAGGACCTTAAAGGGTCTGATCTATTGAAATAGGGTCTTGGTACCAGCCGGTGTGTTTCCACCACTAATACGATATATTGTTCTCTCCCCCCACTGCTGCTGCATCCAGGTAACAAACTTCCAGACTGATTTCTACAGCACAAGAAGGCATAACCATATCTGGGTGGACACGTGTTAATGTTACTAAGGTCTACTACAAAGACAGAATAGAGCATGGTATGTGTACAAGTAGAAATGCTTTGAAATTCCCTTTCATTTCCCCCTTCCCGCCCTCCTTACTGACAACACCAGAGATGAGTGGGTGTTAAGACACACTGATGTGCATTCTCACGAACTGCCTGTCATCTACTCCATTGTTCCTTCCATTCAACTAGCCAATTGTTTCACAACATCTGTTCTGTCATCGTTTTCCTTCTTGCCTCTGTAGTCTTTGATGAGCCTGATGGGAGCTTGATTCCTGTCTGGTATTGTAAGCGTCAGACAGTTTGGGATCTTCAAAAACACCGTGCCAGGTTTTAATAACAAGAATCTGGGAGGGTTGGACACAAATAGAATTGCTCTTTGCCGTGGTTGTCATTGGGTCATATAGGAATGGAAAAAAGGGGCATGGAGAGCTTTCTGTTCTGCTGAATAAGGGTCAAATAAACTTCTCTGAGACGAACTAAAGCTGTAGCATTGCTCTCCTTTGGGCAGTCTCTTCAGTTCGTGATAGTGGAAAGGAACTTGGCTTCTTTTCCAAGTTGGTCTTCTCTAGATGACCTCTGTGCTCTCCAGGGCCCATCATGTCTAAGGGGAAATGGTTGTGGATTAGACCATCTGTGTCTGACAATTTAATCATAAGTTTGCCAACTTAAGGCTTTCTTtcattgggggaggggagatttttttcttcattaccaTTTGTGGATCCTTAGAAAATGGCATTGAATAGCATATTTGCATGTTTCAAGATGCCGGATTTAGTGAGATAAATGTGGACTAGTGGAAAAATCATAGCAGATTTTCAGTCGGAGAACCTGTGtggtttacttttttctcttgtgGCCACTTGAGTGAGTGGCGTTTAATGAGACTCGTAAGTACCCTGTCTTGACTGTTTTCTCTCTAACGTGAGGATGATGACACTGCAGGTTCCGGTCCTCAGCTAGGGCCCAGCCCAGTAATGTTTATATACTTGGCGTTCAGTACATGTTTGTTAAGAACATGGGGATGgggaagcagaaacagaaaagaactaaGATGTAGTGGGGAATGGGGGTGAGAGATAATTTGGGATCTTTGCTGCTGTCAGTAAAACGTGACAAAGTTTAATTGTAACTGAAGTACATTAAAAACTTTCCTCTTCAGACTTAGGGTAGGGCTCTAATACTTGACGTCTGCTGACAGTAGAAGTTTTGGGAAAGCAGTAATTACACTTTAATTCGTCAAATATACATGCAAACAAATGTAGTGAGACCCAAACTGCTTAACATACAAATAGGGATAATTGCATATTATAGGATACTTACATCACGCCGATTGTCGCACAGTCGGTATTTTCTCCATTCAAGTATGTTAACAAACTCAAATCTGGGTATGTTTTTCCTCCTGCATCCCATccgtttttctttaaattctgttaCTGCTTCAGTGTTGGATTCTGTGTAAATCTCAGTCTTAGCCTGAGTCTGTTTTCCCACGTGGTACTTAACCGCCCTTTCAGAACCACACCAAATGGTTATTCGCTGCTTGCTGAAGTGTTCCATCCGTCTTCCTCTGAATGGAAAACGGTcctttttagtaatttctatcagttttttttcagttcttttttgtatttccacagaaaaatttaaatcttgaCTTACACCAGGATGAATCCAAGTGGTGTATTATCATTTAATCTTTCATGTTACACGTCCAGTGACTCTCCATCTCAGGTATTCCTCTGAGTTTCAAGTGATGTGGATTCTGAAGCACATTTTTGCCAAGAAGAGCAGAAGAGTGAGGTTTGGCGAGGAATGGGGGAGTCCCACACAACCGAATCACGAGCAGGTCCTCTGACTCCTATTTTGGATCTCTGGCAAAAGTGACCAAAAGCTTCTCAAATTTCAGTTgggtttgtgtttctttgtttggttttagttGCAGGAATGTAATTTCCTCTCTATTTagtgaatttctctttcttctgtggaTGCACCCAGAAACGTGGAATTATTCAAACACAGGACGTTAGACCAGAAGAGAACTCCACAGGCGGATGAGTCAGCCGGCCCCCAAATATCCTGCAATGTCTCCACCAAGGTACTGCCCAGTGATGCTAAACTCACTGTTTCTTGGGACAACTCATTCTACCCTCATGGGCCTGATTGTCAGGAGAATTCATATTTGCTTTCACTGAAACATCTCTCTGAACTGTCACCCTTTGTTAGGTCACCCCTGTTCATTCATTGGGGATATTGTGACTTGATTGTAAATGTAACCGTCTTTATTTACTCTCTCCAGAAAATAACATTACTCTGCCTCTATTGAATATGAACTTTGATAGGTAATGAGATTCTGTGTTCACCTTCAGAGATTTGGTTTACAATGGCACCTGGGATTATGGCATAAAAAAAGGTTAATTATGACTACTGCAATCACAGAACATGAGAATTGAAGTAAGGAATCTGTTATGAAGTTAAGGTCTCCTGGGAGAATCTcttggttgtttattttatttatttaaagagaaatttatagAGCTGGTAAAGCCTTAGGGAACTAGAAACTTGGAAAACTTAAAGCATGTTTTTTCTGAAATGACCATAATGTACTGAAATAAGCTTTAAGTTGCTTTTCAAACAGATCATTTACATAGATTTTTATGtctatgtacatattttaaatctattttattgcTGTGTGATGTACACATAATAGAAAATTCAAGTGTACAGTTGGTTGAGTTTTGACACGTAGATACGCTCATTTAGCCACCAGTACCTTTATGATGGTTAACAGTATTTCATTCTCCTAGAAATTTCCCTGTGCCCTTAGTAAAtgcactcccctccccacctctgctcctgATAACCACTGATGCATTTTCTGTCAATGTAATGTTgaattttctggaaatttctctaAATGCAGTCTTACTGCATATAGTTTTTTTTgcgtttgttttctttcacttaatcaGATGCTTTGAGATTAATCCAAGTGTTTCTGGTAtcagaagtttctttctttgtataaCTGAGGATTATCTATAATATAGATTGTGTAGATATATCACAGTTTGTTTCTCTAGTCACTAGATGATGGATACTTGAGTTTTTTTCAgtatttggctattatgaataaaacatctataaagagctcattttttaatgtctatttatgtattttcagagagagagagagagagaaagagagagtgagagaaagcacacacacaagagcagggggagggagagagagaatctcaagcagggtccctGCTGTCAGCTCACAGACCACCCAATTTGAGGTTCGaccccttgaactgtgagatcatgacctaagctgaaatcaaggattggaagtttaactgactgagacacccagctgcCCAGAACAGTTCATGCATTATCTGAGCATCTGCTTTCACTTCTGTTAGATACATCCTAGACGTAGGATTCCTATGTTTCATggtaagtaaatgtttatttataagaaactgtcaagaTGTTCTCCAAAGTCATTGtgccattttcatttgtattggtAATCTATCAGACTCTCCTAGTCCCATACTCTTGCGTGTTGGTGTCAGTCTTttacattttagccattttagtgCACGTTTGGTGGCATAATCTAaggtattacattaaaaaaatttttaagctttattgaTGTATGATTGATAAATGAAATGCATCTATTTGAAGTGTACATCATGAAGAtttgacataaatatatattttggaaaattatcgTCACATCCTTCACCACAtacagtttcctttcctttcctttcctttcctttttctttccttccttcttccttccttccttccttccttccttccttccttcctccttccttccttccttcccttctcctttctttctttctttctttcttctttctgcttctttttggtgagcatctttaaGGTCTACTGTGTTAGCAAATTTCAAGCACATTGTACAGCATTACTAACTGTGGTCCTCATGCTGTATGTTAGATATACAgagcttattcattttataactgagggTTTTGTGTCTCTGCCTAGCACCTCTCCATCTTCCTTTATTCCTTAGCTTctgataaccaccattctactctctgtttctgcaagtttgacttttttttattgcatGAAAAGGTGAGAgcatatatagtatttttttacatgttctattttcacttagcataatatcctctaggctcatccatgttattgTAAGTGGCaggattctcttcttttttaggcagaataatattttattgtatatataccgcatcttctttctctactcatccatcaatggacactgaAGAtgtttccctatcttggctattgtgaatcatGATATGATGAACatgagagtgcagatatctctttgagacaccgattttgtttcctttggatatatacccagcaGCGGAATTGCTGAATCTTATGGgctttctatttttatgtgtttgaggaacctccacagtgtatTCCATAGTACCTGAACGATTCATATCACCAACAATAATGCTCAAAAATGccattttcccacatccttgccgCCATGTtatctgttgtctttttgatgacagccgttctttttttttttaatgtttatttttattttgagagagagtacaagcagaggagggggagggaaggagagacagagagagagagagagagagagagtgaaaatcccaagcaggctctaccctgtcagcccagagcccaatgtggggttggatcccacgaaccatgagattatgacctgagccgaaatcaagagtcagatgcttaacctactgagccaccaggagacccttgatgacagccattctaacaggtgtgggtgatttctcattgtgttgtgatttgcatttccctgattagtgatattgaacactTTTTAGTGTATTGACCATTTgcaggtcttctttggagaaatgtctattcaaatactttgcccatttttcaatgggttatatgtttttgttttgttttgttttgtttgttatttgtttgcttCGCTatttgagttgtataagtttcttatgtattttaaatattgaaccCCTATCAggatatataattttctttttttattttttaaaaaaattttttttttcaacatttatttatttttgggacagagagagacagagcatgaacgggggaggggcagagagagagggagacacagaatcggaaacaggctccaggctctgagccatcagcccagagcccgacgcggggctcgaactcacggaccgcgagatcgtgacctggctgaagtcggacgcttaaccgactgcgccacccaggcgccccaaggatatataattttcaaagatttttctcattctgtatgtTGCCTTGTCActctgttggttgtttcctttgctgtgaagaagttttGTAGTCTGATGGTAGTctcgtttgtttatttttgtttttttgttgcctgtgcttctgatgtcatatccaaaaaaacaaaacaaaacaaaacaaaacaagacaaaaaacaaacaaaaaaaccaaaaaccaaaaacacactgCAAAGGCCAATGTCAAGGGGcattttctctatgtttttttgtttgtttgtttttttccggGAGTTTGATGATTTCAGGTCCtacattgaagtctttaatcaattttgaggtACTTTTTGTGATTGGTGTAGGgcaagggtccagtttcattcttttgcatgtcgatGTCCAGTTTTCCTATTATCATTTGTTTGAAGAAGCTCTCCCCTTTGTGTGTTCTGGGCACTCTTGCAAAGCATGGATTGATGACTTATGCATGGGTTTATATCTGGGCTTTGAATTCtcttccactggtctatgtgtctatttttatgtcagtactgtattgttttgattactagagctATATTTATAagatagcttgaaatcaggaagtgcaatgcctccaaatttgttcttctttcttaaaatttctttggctatttggtatcttttatggtttcacatgaattttaggattgttttcctatatttgtgaaaaatgcccgaagaattttaagaaaaattgcaTCGAATCTGCAGATCACTTTGGTTAGCATGAACATGTTTGCAATGTacattcttctaatccataaacagCTTTCCTCTCGTCActgatttccacatatttgtagtttttccagttctcttcttgtgattgatttccagtttcataccattgtggttagGAAATTCTGGTGcctggtatgatttcaatctccTTGAATTTCTTAAGACTTGTATCGTGACCTGACATAGTCTCTGTCctgagaatgttctatgtgtgcTTGAGCATAAGATGTGTTCTGTTGCTGTTGGATGTGATGTTTTGAAGGTGCTAGTTCTGTTCAGTCTAACGTATAGTTCAAGTCCaatgttttcttactgattttctgtctgaatgatctttccattgttgaaagtgggaaATTGAAACCCTCTattattttactgtattgttGTCTACTTCTTCCTTCAGATCTGCTAgtatttgcttcatttatttaagtactcTGATATTGGGTGCCTTTAtacttataattgttatatcGTCTTGATGAATTGACACCTTTATCACTATTATCAGCCACTCTTTCTAATCTCCCTCCTCCAACCATGTCAACACTGGTTATTGTCTTTATATTTTGAGATTATCTGAGTTGATCAGGGTAAGTTGTCTTGCTTCTCACAGAGATCTCTGTCTCTGAATACTTACATCTTAGCTTAGCTTAGCTCTGAGACAATAGTAAACAGTTCTTTACCCTCTAAATATTGTTATAATCTCTTATCACTTTAAAGAAGCCATTGCATCATATACTGGcctcctttgtctcttttaaaaaaaaaaaaatttaatgttgatttgtatttgagagagagagagaacaagcaggggaggggcagagacagagggagacacagaatccaaagcaggatccaggctctgagctgtcagcacagagcctgatgtggggctcgaactcacaagctgtgagattatgagctgaaCCGA encodes the following:
- the LOC123602371 gene encoding olfactory receptor 6M1-like, producing the protein MDMQNQTTVTEFTLTAFPVIRKLQISLFVVLLFIYMLTLTGNIVIISLIWADNRLQTPMYFFLSNLSFLDILYTTSVTPKLLACLLEDRKIISFAGCITQTYFFFFLGTVEFILLAVMSFDRYVAICNPLRYTIIMNSNVCLLLVLGCWVGAFFSVLCPTIVVSRLPYCYKEISHFFCDIAPLLQVACIDTHFIEMINFLLSSLVLLTSLVLTIVSYTYIISTILRIPSAQGRQKAFSTCASHITVVSIAYGSNIFMYVRPSQSRSLDFDKVTAVLTTMVTPLLNPFIYSLRNAKVKKVLREAISKIMSLLHRRT